In Rubrivirga marina, the following are encoded in one genomic region:
- a CDS encoding MBL fold metallo-hydrolase, translated as MTAHLLGTGSANAGPDRTTTMLAVEHGGHLVLIDCGGDAVQRMEACGLDPLALDAVVLTHEHPDHISGFPLLLEKLWLMGRRDPLPIYGPAATLEKARALFAIFDTLKWTGVPERMYHPVEMRPEAPVVDLGDLVVTASPVEHPVPTIGLRFEAGDRCLAYSCDTALSGAVVDLATGADVLIHEGTGSLPGVHSSPEEAAEVAVRAGAKRLVLVHAPVAATDDDLTQARATFAATAWGHDGDRIEV; from the coding sequence ATGACGGCTCATCTCCTCGGTACCGGCTCCGCGAATGCCGGCCCGGACCGGACCACCACGATGCTCGCGGTCGAGCACGGCGGCCACCTCGTCCTCATCGACTGCGGTGGCGATGCGGTTCAGCGGATGGAGGCCTGCGGGCTCGACCCGCTTGCCCTCGACGCCGTCGTCCTGACGCATGAGCACCCCGACCACATCTCGGGCTTCCCGCTGCTCCTCGAGAAGCTGTGGCTGATGGGCCGGCGCGACCCGCTCCCGATCTACGGGCCGGCCGCGACGCTGGAAAAAGCCCGCGCCCTGTTCGCCATCTTCGACACGCTGAAGTGGACGGGCGTGCCGGAGCGGATGTACCACCCGGTCGAGATGCGGCCCGAGGCGCCCGTCGTCGACCTCGGCGACCTCGTCGTCACCGCGTCGCCCGTCGAGCATCCCGTTCCGACGATCGGCCTCCGGTTCGAGGCCGGAGACCGGTGCCTCGCGTACTCGTGCGACACGGCCCTCTCGGGCGCCGTCGTCGACCTCGCGACCGGCGCCGACGTGCTGATCCATGAGGGGACGGGCTCGCTCCCCGGCGTCCACAGTTCGCCCGAAGAGGCCGCCGAGGTGGCCGTCCGCGCGGGCGCCAAGCGGCTCGTCCTCGTCCACGCGCCCGTCGCGGCCACCGACGACGACCTCACGCAGGCCCGCGCGACGTTCGCCGCGACGGCCTGGGGCCACGACGGCGACCGCATCGAGGTCTGA
- a CDS encoding polyprenyl synthetase family protein, with translation MTATLDPPLSDAPPQGLKAIQAPVAGDLKAFRRHFREAMRSRVRLLDTVVQYLLRRKGKQIRPTLVLLSADLAGGITERSYRGAALVELLHTATLVHDDVIDEAETRRGVASINALWKNKVGVLLGDYLLSRGLLLSLDAGDYDLLRITSDAVRRMSEGELQQIETARKLDITEDRYFQIIGDKTGSLIAACMATGAASAGADDETVARAKSIGETIGLAFQIRDDLFDYDPEAAAGKPVGLDLQDRKMTLPLILALDRADDGTRKRIRKIVRKRKKSRDDVREVVQFVTASGGLAAARTRMEALANEAAEAIRQFPPSEARDALVGLCAYVVDRRV, from the coding sequence GTGACCGCCACGCTCGACCCTCCGCTCTCCGACGCCCCGCCCCAGGGGCTGAAGGCCATCCAGGCGCCGGTCGCGGGCGACCTCAAAGCCTTCCGCCGCCACTTCCGCGAGGCGATGCGGTCGCGGGTCCGTCTCCTCGATACGGTCGTCCAGTACCTCCTCCGGCGGAAGGGGAAGCAGATCCGGCCGACGCTCGTCCTCCTCTCGGCCGACCTGGCCGGCGGGATCACCGAGCGGAGCTACCGGGGCGCGGCGCTCGTCGAGCTCCTCCACACGGCCACGCTCGTCCATGATGACGTGATCGACGAGGCCGAAACGCGGCGCGGCGTGGCGTCGATCAACGCGCTCTGGAAGAACAAGGTGGGTGTCCTCCTGGGCGACTACCTCCTCAGCCGCGGCCTCCTCCTTTCGCTCGACGCGGGCGACTACGACCTGCTCCGCATCACGTCCGACGCGGTCCGCCGGATGTCGGAGGGCGAGCTCCAGCAGATCGAGACGGCCCGGAAGCTCGACATCACAGAGGATCGCTACTTCCAGATCATCGGCGACAAGACCGGCTCGCTCATCGCCGCGTGCATGGCGACCGGGGCCGCCTCGGCGGGCGCCGACGACGAGACGGTCGCCCGGGCGAAGTCCATCGGGGAGACCATCGGGCTGGCGTTCCAGATCCGCGACGACCTCTTCGACTACGACCCCGAGGCGGCCGCGGGCAAGCCGGTCGGGCTGGACCTCCAGGACCGCAAGATGACGCTCCCGCTCATCCTCGCGCTCGACCGCGCCGACGACGGGACACGCAAGCGGATCCGCAAGATCGTCCGCAAGCGGAAGAAGAGCCGGGACGACGTCCGGGAGGTCGTCCAGTTCGTGACGGCCTCCGGGGGGCTGGCGGCCGCGCGCACGCGGATGGAGGCGCTGGCAAACGAGGCCGCTGAGGCGATCCGCCAGTTCCCGCCGTCGGAGGCCCGAGACGCGCTCGTCGGCCTCTGCGCCTACGTCGTGGACCGGAGGGTCTGA
- a CDS encoding sigma-54-dependent transcriptional regulator, with translation MSQKRIYVVDDDPKIGELFAKVLGRDGYATQGFTSAEPLLQACDDGRPPDLVLTDLMMPDVSGMELIEALRERGLTIPVIVMTAHSSVQTAVEAMRLGAFHYLQKPVNLEEMRALLAKALDLYEDKKELQEIKQTRKKEHSVGKIIGTSDEVQEVRDTIETLKDIPNTTVLVRGETGTGKNLVAQTLHYASKWSGGRFMEINCAALPDNLLESELFGYEKGAFTDARAAKPGLLEVADGGTLFLDEIDSMSLGLQSKLLSFLESRQFRRLGGTDEIKVTTRIVCATNANLQEKVAEKEFRKDLLFRINVVALQLPPLRRMGADALQIAEKVAAGFASEFGKPFDGFTEAAQEKLLSHNWPGNVRELRNVLERALIFAKTPTLDASDLVLLQTDLFDGAASDADTFRFRASATLEDLEYEYIKHTLANNRNSSYADVAKLLGISKKTLWEKRKRYNLDEEVEEMTA, from the coding sequence ATGAGCCAGAAGCGCATCTACGTCGTCGACGACGATCCCAAGATCGGCGAGCTCTTCGCCAAGGTCCTCGGCCGCGACGGCTACGCCACCCAGGGCTTCACCTCGGCCGAGCCGCTCCTGCAGGCCTGCGACGACGGCCGCCCGCCGGACCTTGTCCTGACCGACCTCATGATGCCCGACGTCTCGGGCATGGAACTCATCGAGGCCCTCCGCGAGCGTGGCCTGACGATCCCCGTCATCGTCATGACGGCCCACTCGTCGGTCCAGACGGCCGTCGAGGCCATGCGGCTCGGGGCGTTCCACTACCTCCAGAAGCCGGTCAACCTGGAGGAGATGCGCGCGCTGCTGGCGAAGGCGCTCGACCTCTACGAGGACAAGAAGGAGCTCCAGGAGATCAAGCAAACGCGCAAGAAGGAGCACTCGGTCGGCAAGATCATCGGGACGAGCGACGAGGTCCAGGAGGTCCGCGACACGATCGAGACCCTGAAGGACATCCCGAACACGACGGTCCTCGTACGGGGCGAGACGGGGACGGGCAAGAACCTCGTGGCGCAGACGCTCCACTACGCGTCGAAGTGGTCGGGCGGCCGGTTCATGGAGATCAACTGCGCCGCGCTCCCCGACAACCTCCTCGAGTCGGAGCTGTTCGGCTACGAGAAGGGGGCCTTCACCGACGCCCGCGCGGCAAAGCCCGGCCTCCTCGAGGTCGCGGATGGAGGCACGCTGTTCCTTGACGAGATCGACTCGATGAGTCTGGGGCTCCAGTCCAAGCTCCTGAGCTTCCTGGAGAGCCGCCAGTTCCGCCGCCTCGGCGGGACCGACGAGATCAAGGTGACCACGCGGATCGTCTGCGCGACGAACGCGAACCTCCAGGAGAAGGTCGCCGAGAAGGAGTTCCGCAAGGATCTCCTGTTTCGGATCAACGTGGTCGCGCTCCAGCTGCCGCCGCTCCGCCGGATGGGCGCGGACGCGCTCCAGATCGCCGAGAAGGTGGCGGCCGGGTTCGCCTCCGAGTTCGGGAAGCCGTTTGACGGGTTCACCGAGGCGGCCCAGGAGAAGCTGTTGTCGCACAACTGGCCCGGCAACGTCCGCGAGCTCCGGAACGTCCTCGAACGGGCCCTCATCTTCGCCAAGACACCGACGCTCGACGCCAGCGACCTCGTCCTCCTCCAGACCGACCTCTTCGACGGGGCGGCCTCGGACGCCGACACGTTCCGGTTCCGCGCGAGCGCGACGCTGGAGGACCTGGAGTACGAGTACATCAAGCACACGCTCGCCAACAACCGGAACTCGTCCTACGCGGACGTCGCCAAGCTCCTCGGCATCTCGAAGAAGACGCTCTGGGAAAAGCGGAAGCGGTACAACCTGGACGAGGAAGTCGAGGAGATGACGGCGTGA
- a CDS encoding SPOR domain-containing protein gives MRLPLLVALASVLTLSACSGLGPVTPDDGPLAPVDTTGPSYPAYETFDPSGYDAAPDVPDEVVHDVPAGIMAGRVVVPGGAGAPAPAPQEPQQQQVDGYRVQIFSSASRDAAESVRTEAVAWWGRAQSTPGAPREMEVLVAYLQPYYRVRMGAFATRAEAEQALALVRQQYPEAFLVPDLVTVMR, from the coding sequence ATGCGCCTCCCGCTCCTCGTCGCGCTCGCCTCGGTCCTCACGCTGTCGGCATGCTCCGGCCTCGGCCCGGTCACGCCGGACGACGGCCCCCTGGCTCCCGTCGACACGACGGGGCCGAGCTACCCCGCCTACGAGACGTTCGACCCCTCAGGCTACGACGCCGCGCCCGACGTGCCGGACGAAGTCGTCCACGACGTCCCGGCGGGCATCATGGCGGGCCGCGTCGTCGTGCCCGGAGGGGCTGGGGCACCGGCACCGGCGCCGCAGGAGCCGCAGCAACAGCAGGTCGACGGGTACCGCGTCCAGATCTTCTCGAGCGCGAGCCGGGACGCGGCGGAGAGCGTCCGCACGGAGGCCGTGGCGTGGTGGGGACGGGCGCAGTCGACGCCCGGGGCGCCGCGCGAGATGGAGGTCTTGGTGGCGTACCTCCAGCCGTACTACCGCGTCCGGATGGGCGCCTTCGCCACGCGGGCCGAGGCCGAGCAGGCGCTGGCGCTCGTCCGCCAGCAGTACCCGGAGGCGTTCCTCGTGCCCGACCTCGTCACGGTCATGCGGTAG
- a CDS encoding DUF3037 domain-containing protein has translation MPAFDYALVRAVWVPTGDAVTVGVLLQCRQARFLDVRLADGADAAARLGLDAALLGRSLGSVRQIVQGGAEAGPVGRLPPSERFHFLTAVRSTALQTTAVRTGVTDDPAAALDRIAHSVLGTRAEEASGLGTSPPASRV, from the coding sequence ATGCCCGCGTTCGACTACGCCCTCGTCCGCGCGGTCTGGGTCCCGACCGGCGACGCCGTGACGGTCGGGGTGTTGCTCCAGTGCCGGCAGGCCCGGTTTCTCGATGTCCGGCTGGCCGATGGCGCCGACGCGGCCGCCCGCCTCGGGCTCGACGCGGCGCTCTTGGGGCGGTCGCTCGGATCGGTCCGCCAGATCGTCCAGGGCGGTGCCGAGGCGGGACCGGTGGGGCGGCTGCCGCCGTCCGAGCGGTTCCACTTCCTCACGGCCGTCCGCTCCACGGCGCTCCAAACGACGGCCGTTCGGACGGGGGTGACCGACGACCCGGCCGCCGCGCTCGACCGGATCGCACACTCGGTCTTAGGAACCCGCGCGGAAGAAGCGTCGGGCCTCGGAACATCCCCGCCCGCGTCGCGCGTCTAG
- a CDS encoding DUF2851 family protein has protein sequence MSTPQVRDPHVAEPLVAEPLVAEPPDRIARVPEAAIQDAWVRGLFDARALRTTDGQRVEVVHLGTLNGDSGPDVRDARVVIGGMLWAGDVEIHTTSAAWEAHGHDRDPAYDRVVLHVVLAADRRTGTLRRADGSALPELVLLPHLDRSLRALLRAFHVEPGTAPRCGARWDEVDPALARSWVRHLGTERLRRRARDLGREYGRQPDLDRLLVRRMFRALGYEANADAFETLATRLPLADLRQRSATGLHAALLFASALQPAELFTETAVADLTPMRPEAWRRGGRPANAPRRRIAQAAAWLAPGGPLRHDPVETLTEALADGVETATDLLRAETPDGSSRLGDARAVRVLVDAVLPVLLLDAEQREDPAREAVVLDAYDRLPASPDRITRRFAELGLRPRTAAEAQGVHQLVRAYCEEGRCARCAIGRALYPALDWV, from the coding sequence ATGTCCACCCCTCAGGTCCGCGATCCGCACGTGGCGGAGCCGCTCGTGGCGGAGCCTCTCGTCGCCGAACCTCCCGACCGCATCGCCCGCGTGCCCGAGGCCGCGATCCAGGACGCCTGGGTCCGCGGCCTCTTCGACGCCCGCGCTCTCCGCACCACGGACGGACAACGGGTCGAGGTCGTCCACCTCGGGACGCTCAACGGGGACTCCGGGCCCGACGTCCGAGACGCCCGCGTCGTGATCGGCGGGATGCTGTGGGCCGGCGACGTCGAGATCCACACGACGAGCGCGGCGTGGGAGGCGCACGGCCACGACCGCGATCCGGCCTACGACCGGGTGGTCCTCCACGTCGTCCTCGCCGCCGACCGGCGGACGGGCACGCTGCGCCGCGCGGACGGCTCGGCGCTCCCGGAGTTGGTCCTCCTCCCCCACCTCGACCGGTCGCTGCGCGCGCTCCTCCGGGCGTTCCACGTCGAGCCCGGGACTGCGCCGCGGTGCGGGGCACGGTGGGACGAGGTCGACCCCGCCCTCGCGCGGTCGTGGGTCCGCCACCTCGGGACGGAGCGGCTCCGCCGACGCGCCCGCGACCTCGGCCGGGAGTACGGCCGCCAGCCCGACCTCGACCGGCTCCTCGTCCGCCGGATGTTCCGCGCGCTCGGCTACGAGGCCAACGCCGACGCCTTCGAGACGCTGGCGACCCGGCTGCCTCTCGCCGACCTCCGCCAGCGGTCCGCCACCGGCCTCCACGCGGCCCTCCTGTTCGCCTCGGCGCTCCAGCCAGCCGAGCTGTTCACCGAGACCGCCGTGGCCGACCTCACGCCGATGCGGCCGGAGGCGTGGCGGCGGGGCGGGCGTCCCGCGAACGCGCCGCGCCGACGGATCGCGCAGGCCGCGGCGTGGCTCGCGCCCGGCGGCCCGCTCCGCCACGACCCCGTCGAGACGCTCACGGAGGCGCTGGCAGACGGCGTCGAGACGGCCACCGATCTCCTCCGGGCCGAGACGCCCGACGGGTCCTCGCGGTTGGGGGACGCCCGGGCGGTTCGCGTCCTCGTCGACGCCGTGCTGCCCGTCCTCCTCCTCGACGCCGAGCAACGGGAGGACCCGGCCCGGGAGGCCGTCGTCCTCGACGCCTACGACCGACTTCCCGCCTCGCCCGACCGGATCACGCGGCGGTTCGCGGAGCTCGGCCTCCGGCCTCGCACGGCCGCCGAGGCCCAGGGCGTCCACCAGCTCGTTCGCGCGTACTGCGAGGAGGGCCGTTGCGCGCGGTGTGCCATCGGCCGCGCGCTCTACCCAGCGCTCGACTGGGTGTGA
- the deoC gene encoding deoxyribose-phosphate aldolase, with translation MARLIDHTVLKPDTTEAQIRELCAEAREYCFASVCVSPVWVPVAAAELAGQTPLVCTVIGFPHGANRTAVKAFETEQAVSDGADEIDMVIAVALLKSERYAEVEADIKAVVDAAQGRTVKVILETALLTDEEKVIACVLSQNAGADFVKTSTGFASGGASPQDVALMRRVVGDSMGVKASGGVRSAEDAYAMVEAGATRLGASAGVAILKGLTSDASY, from the coding sequence CTGGCCCGGCTCATCGACCACACGGTCCTCAAGCCGGACACCACCGAGGCCCAGATCCGCGAGCTCTGCGCCGAGGCGCGGGAGTACTGCTTCGCGAGTGTCTGCGTCAGCCCCGTCTGGGTGCCCGTGGCCGCCGCCGAACTGGCCGGCCAGACGCCGCTCGTCTGCACGGTCATCGGCTTCCCGCACGGCGCCAACCGGACCGCCGTCAAGGCCTTCGAGACCGAGCAGGCGGTGAGCGACGGGGCCGACGAGATCGACATGGTGATCGCCGTCGCGCTCCTCAAGAGCGAGCGCTACGCCGAGGTCGAGGCCGACATCAAGGCCGTCGTAGACGCCGCGCAGGGGCGGACGGTGAAGGTGATCCTCGAAACCGCGCTGCTGACGGACGAGGAGAAGGTCATCGCGTGCGTCCTCTCCCAGAACGCCGGGGCCGACTTCGTCAAGACGTCGACCGGGTTCGCCTCGGGCGGCGCGAGCCCGCAGGATGTGGCTCTCATGCGCCGCGTCGTGGGCGACTCGATGGGCGTCAAGGCCTCGGGCGGGGTCCGCTCGGCCGAGGACGCCTACGCGATGGTCGAGGCCGGCGCCACGCGGCTCGGCGCGAGTGCCGGCGTCGCTATTTTGAAGGGGCTCACCTCCGACGCTTCGTACTAG
- a CDS encoding ABC transporter substrate-binding protein produces MRTSRFALLAGLVALAACAPDAPSEVRDDLGRTVPFDGAPETVLPLAPNITELVAEAAGADRLAGVSMSDSFPPGIQSLPRFQSLPLDTETVVSLQPGLAIGSTDVNAAEAADGLAALGVPTYLFRFDEVADVPRALRTLDTLLATSGGAPAADAFERRVSAVQDAVQPYTAPRVLLLVGDETLYAFGRDSYASELVRLAGGQNLTDVYPGEASQPSDEAVLEMAPEVIVVLIEDYDPSQLLEEHPTFFSLPAVQNSRVYGIDPDLVSRPGPRLIEGLERLARLLHPEAFAAGAA; encoded by the coding sequence ATGCGCACCTCCCGTTTCGCCCTCCTCGCCGGTCTCGTGGCGCTCGCCGCCTGCGCCCCCGACGCGCCCTCTGAGGTCCGCGACGACCTGGGCCGGACGGTGCCCTTCGACGGCGCACCCGAGACCGTCCTCCCGCTCGCTCCCAACATCACCGAGCTCGTCGCCGAGGCGGCCGGGGCCGACCGGCTGGCGGGGGTCTCGATGAGCGACAGCTTCCCGCCGGGCATCCAGAGCCTCCCGCGGTTCCAGTCGCTCCCGCTCGACACCGAGACGGTCGTCTCGCTCCAGCCGGGCCTCGCGATCGGGTCGACGGACGTGAATGCGGCCGAGGCCGCCGACGGGCTCGCCGCGCTCGGCGTCCCGACGTACCTCTTCCGCTTCGACGAGGTCGCCGACGTGCCGCGCGCGCTGCGGACGCTCGACACGCTCCTCGCCACGAGCGGCGGCGCCCCCGCTGCCGACGCCTTCGAACGCCGGGTCTCGGCCGTCCAGGACGCCGTCCAGCCGTACACCGCGCCGCGCGTCCTGCTCCTGGTCGGCGACGAGACGCTGTACGCGTTCGGCCGCGACTCGTACGCCAGCGAGCTCGTCCGCCTCGCGGGCGGCCAGAACCTGACCGACGTGTACCCAGGCGAGGCGTCGCAGCCCAGCGACGAGGCCGTGCTCGAGATGGCGCCCGAGGTCATCGTCGTGCTCATTGAGGACTACGACCCCTCGCAGCTCCTCGAGGAGCACCCGACGTTCTTCTCGCTCCCGGCCGTCCAGAACAGCCGCGTCTACGGGATCGACCCGGACCTCGTGAGCCGTCCCGGCCCGCGGTTGATCGAGGGGCTGGAGCGGTTGGCCCGGCTGCTCCACCCCGAGGCGTTCGCAGCGGGGGCCGCCTGA
- a CDS encoding HipA family kinase, protein MPIDTHAAQRYVTPLREGGSLPALVETDGGMYVVKFRGAGQGARALLAELIVGGIAERLGLPLPDLALVDLAPEFGRAEPDPEIQDILKGSRGLNVGLGFVPGAFAYEPAAHADLIDPALAADVVWLDALTTNIDRTARNPNLLIARADDGPKLWLIDHGAALYFHHDWSHVDAERARAPFPPIKDHVLLPVAGPIADADARLTPRLDDDAIRGVLDPIPDDLLMDAPEGRDPAFDTAQAARDAYADFFRERLEPPRLWVEEAARAQAERPDDTPLAYRR, encoded by the coding sequence ATGCCGATCGACACGCACGCCGCCCAGCGGTACGTCACGCCGCTCCGCGAGGGCGGCTCGCTCCCTGCCCTCGTCGAGACCGACGGCGGGATGTACGTCGTCAAGTTCCGCGGGGCCGGACAGGGCGCGCGGGCCCTCCTCGCCGAGCTCATCGTGGGCGGCATCGCGGAGCGGCTGGGACTCCCCCTCCCCGACCTCGCGCTCGTGGACCTCGCGCCGGAGTTCGGCCGGGCCGAGCCGGACCCCGAGATCCAGGACATCCTGAAGGGCAGCCGCGGGCTGAACGTCGGCCTCGGGTTCGTCCCGGGCGCCTTCGCCTACGAGCCCGCCGCCCACGCCGATCTCATCGACCCGGCCCTGGCGGCCGACGTCGTCTGGCTCGACGCGCTCACGACCAACATCGACCGGACGGCCCGGAACCCGAACCTCCTCATCGCCCGCGCCGATGACGGGCCCAAGCTCTGGCTCATCGACCACGGCGCGGCGCTCTACTTCCACCACGACTGGTCGCACGTCGACGCTGAGCGTGCGCGCGCGCCGTTCCCGCCCATCAAGGACCACGTGCTCCTCCCGGTCGCCGGCCCCATCGCGGACGCCGACGCCCGCCTCACCCCACGTCTCGACGACGACGCGATCCGAGGCGTCCTCGACCCGATCCCGGACGACCTCCTGATGGACGCGCCCGAGGGCCGCGACCCGGCCTTCGACACCGCTCAGGCGGCCCGCGACGCCTACGCCGACTTCTTCCGAGAGCGGCTCGAGCCGCCTCGCCTCTGGGTAGAAGAAGCCGCTCGGGCCCAGGCCGAGCGGCCCGACGACACGCCCCTCGCCTACCGTCGCTAG
- a CDS encoding diacylglycerol/lipid kinase family protein: MTAHVLVNPAARGGRNQALRPALDGHLAAVGIEAEVWETAAPGDAERMARCLGEEGVLVIVAGGDGTVHEVVNGLVGTGGTLAVLPVGTGNDYAHALGMADDLAEAARQVATAGVRAADVGRVRWTDADGVFHERLFANGLGLGFDARVAALASETKWLGGQAAYLAAVFRTLWAWRRPTLRARVRSVVPAGGADEMPALDVDESLFLCEIGNGHSAGGGFLLTPDATPFDGLLDVCYVRHVATARALRLLPTTFSGAHVTAPEVTMARVSGLTLAVEPSVGVHADGEILTAGAVALDVEVLPGAIAVVAPARTA, from the coding sequence ATGACCGCCCACGTCCTCGTCAACCCCGCCGCTCGCGGTGGCCGGAACCAGGCCCTCCGGCCGGCGCTCGACGGCCACCTCGCGGCGGTCGGGATCGAGGCCGAGGTCTGGGAGACCGCCGCCCCGGGCGACGCCGAGCGGATGGCCCGGTGTCTCGGGGAGGAAGGGGTCCTCGTGATCGTGGCCGGTGGGGACGGGACGGTCCACGAGGTCGTGAACGGGCTCGTCGGGACGGGCGGGACGCTGGCGGTGCTCCCGGTCGGGACGGGCAACGACTACGCCCACGCGCTCGGCATGGCCGACGACCTCGCCGAGGCGGCCCGCCAGGTCGCGACGGCCGGGGTCCGCGCCGCCGACGTGGGCCGCGTGCGGTGGACCGACGCGGACGGCGTGTTCCACGAGCGCCTGTTCGCGAACGGCCTCGGCCTCGGGTTCGACGCACGGGTGGCGGCGCTGGCCTCGGAGACGAAGTGGCTCGGCGGGCAGGCGGCCTACCTCGCCGCCGTGTTCCGCACGCTCTGGGCGTGGCGCCGGCCGACGCTCCGCGCGCGCGTCCGCTCGGTGGTTCCGGCCGGCGGCGCGGACGAGATGCCGGCCCTCGACGTGGACGAGTCCCTGTTCCTGTGCGAGATCGGGAACGGCCACTCGGCCGGCGGCGGGTTCCTGCTCACGCCCGACGCCACGCCGTTCGACGGCCTCCTCGACGTCTGCTACGTCCGCCACGTCGCGACGGCGCGCGCCCTCCGGCTCCTCCCGACGACGTTCTCCGGCGCGCACGTGACCGCGCCCGAGGTCACGATGGCACGCGTCTCCGGGCTGACGCTCGCCGTCGAGCCGTCGGTAGGGGTCCACGCCGATGGGGAGATCTTGACGGCCGGCGCCGTCGCGCTCGACGTGGAGGTGTTGCCGGGCGCGATCGCAGTGGTGGCGCCGGCGCGGACGGCGTAA
- the thpR gene encoding RNA 2',3'-cyclic phosphodiesterase, whose translation MRLFVALDLPDAVREPLAAWRADVPDARWVPAERLHLTLRFLGETSEGMTNAITGHLERIRRRPVPIATGDLIRLPSARRPRALAVRVNETAPLGALVSRLGEALGRAGAPAADHELLPHVTLARVRQPDPAAIRKALRGLDPPEAEGVATSFSLVESRQTPDGPEYVTLLRVPLAETPTASGG comes from the coding sequence ATGCGTCTCTTCGTCGCCCTCGACCTTCCTGACGCCGTGCGCGAGCCGCTGGCGGCATGGCGAGCCGACGTGCCGGACGCGCGGTGGGTACCGGCGGAGCGGCTCCACCTCACGCTCCGGTTCCTCGGGGAGACGTCGGAAGGCATGACGAATGCAATAACGGGCCACCTCGAACGAATCCGACGCCGCCCCGTCCCCATCGCGACCGGCGACCTGATCCGCCTGCCCTCTGCGCGGCGCCCCCGAGCGCTGGCGGTCCGGGTGAACGAGACGGCTCCGCTCGGCGCACTGGTCTCGCGCCTCGGCGAGGCGCTGGGCCGTGCCGGCGCGCCGGCTGCCGACCACGAGTTGTTGCCTCACGTCACCCTGGCGCGCGTTCGCCAGCCCGACCCGGCGGCGATTCGGAAGGCCCTCCGCGGCCTCGACCCTCCCGAGGCGGAGGGAGTCGCGACCTCGTTCTCGCTCGTGGAGAGCCGGCAGACGCCCGACGGCCCCGAGTACGTCACCCTCCTCCGCGTGCCGCTCGCGGAAACCCCGACGGCCAGCGGCGGGTGA
- a CDS encoding FecCD family ABC transporter permease, with the protein MARGESSRLGARPVVVGIGLAVATGLAVAASLTWGSADLGPGRVWSALLGGGPEVDRLIVWQLRVPRVVLALAVGGGLAVVGVAMQALVRNPLAEPYILGASSGASAGAALFYLGFLPAIVSRTVSMPVAATAGAWLAVATVFAAARRGPTLSTTRLLLAGVAMSALLGSVTAFVTYASPEPDKLRAVLFWLLGSLSRARWETVLAPLVVSLLSLGGLWALARPLDLLTTGEEPAAGLGVPVEALKRTLIAIAAVATGVLVASAGVIGFVGLIVPHAVRLVAGATHGRLVPFAFAGGALFLLLADLAARTVLPGQEVPVGVLTAICGVPFFLAILRRFGSGLA; encoded by the coding sequence ATGGCCCGGGGCGAGTCGTCCCGCCTCGGCGCGCGCCCCGTCGTCGTCGGGATCGGGCTGGCCGTCGCCACCGGGCTCGCCGTCGCCGCCAGCCTGACGTGGGGGAGCGCCGACCTCGGGCCGGGCCGGGTGTGGTCCGCCCTCCTCGGCGGCGGCCCCGAGGTGGACCGGCTCATCGTGTGGCAGCTCCGCGTGCCGCGCGTGGTCCTGGCGCTCGCCGTCGGTGGCGGGCTCGCGGTCGTGGGCGTGGCGATGCAGGCGCTCGTGCGGAACCCGCTCGCGGAGCCGTACATCCTCGGCGCGTCGTCGGGCGCGAGCGCGGGCGCGGCGCTGTTCTACCTCGGTTTCCTGCCGGCCATCGTGTCGCGCACCGTGTCGATGCCGGTCGCCGCGACGGCGGGTGCGTGGCTGGCCGTCGCGACGGTCTTCGCCGCCGCGCGCCGCGGCCCGACGCTCTCGACGACGCGCCTCCTCCTCGCGGGCGTCGCGATGTCGGCCCTGCTCGGGTCGGTGACGGCGTTCGTGACCTACGCCTCGCCCGAGCCCGACAAGCTGCGCGCGGTCCTGTTCTGGTTGCTCGGGTCGCTGTCGCGGGCGCGGTGGGAGACCGTGCTCGCCCCGCTCGTCGTGTCGCTCCTTTCGCTCGGTGGGCTGTGGGCGCTGGCGCGTCCGCTCGACCTGCTGACGACGGGCGAGGAGCCGGCCGCCGGGCTTGGCGTCCCGGTCGAGGCGCTGAAGCGAACGCTCATCGCCATCGCCGCCGTCGCGACCGGCGTGCTCGTCGCGTCGGCGGGCGTGATCGGGTTCGTCGGGCTGATCGTGCCCCACGCGGTCCGCCTCGTGGCCGGCGCGACGCACGGCCGGCTGGTGCCGTTCGCCTTCGCCGGCGGCGCCCTCTTCCTCCTCCTCGCCGACCTCGCCGCGCGGACGGTCCTTCCCGGCCAGGAGGTGCCCGTCGGCGTGCTCACGGCGATCTGCGGCGTGCCTTTCTTCCTCGCCATCCTCCGCCGCTTCGGCTCGGGCTTGGCGTAG